A stretch of the Streptomyces sp. WMMB303 genome encodes the following:
- the lpdA gene encoding dihydrolipoyl dehydrogenase yields the protein MHGGRDVANDASTVFDLVILGGGSGGYAAALRAAQLGLDVALIEKDKLGGTCLHRGCIPTKALLHAGEVADQSRESAEFGVKTSFEGIDMAGVHKYKDGVISGLYKGLQGLVASRKVTYVEGAGHLSSPTSVDVNGQRYEGRHILLATGSVPKSLPGLTIDHERIISSDDALVMDRVPKSAIILGGGVIGVEFASAWKSFGADVTVVEGLKHLVPAEDENSSKLLERAFRKRGIKFNLGTFFDKAEYTDGGVKVTLADGKEFEAEVLLVAIGRGPVSEGLGYEEAGVAVDRGFVTVDEYCRTGVPTISAVGDLIPTLQLAHVGFAEGILVAERLAGLNPVPVDYAGVPRVTYCNPEVASVGLTEEQAKERYGADKVVTLKYNLAGNGKSKILKTAGEVKLVQERDGAVVGVHMVGDRMGEQVAEAQLIYNWEALPAEVAQLVHAHPTQTEALGEAHLALAGKPLHSHD from the coding sequence ATGCATGGAGGACGTGACGTGGCGAACGACGCCAGCACCGTTTTCGACCTAGTGATCCTCGGGGGCGGCAGCGGCGGTTATGCCGCCGCCCTTCGCGCCGCGCAGCTCGGTCTCGACGTCGCCCTGATCGAGAAGGACAAGCTGGGCGGTACCTGCCTGCACCGGGGCTGCATCCCGACCAAGGCGCTGCTGCACGCGGGCGAGGTGGCCGACCAGTCCCGCGAGAGCGCCGAGTTCGGCGTCAAGACCTCGTTCGAGGGCATCGACATGGCCGGTGTCCACAAGTACAAGGACGGCGTGATCTCCGGCCTCTACAAGGGCCTGCAGGGGCTGGTCGCCTCCCGCAAGGTCACCTACGTGGAGGGCGCCGGCCACCTCTCCTCGCCGACCTCGGTCGACGTCAACGGCCAGCGCTACGAGGGCCGCCACATCCTGCTGGCGACCGGTTCGGTGCCGAAGTCGCTGCCGGGTCTGACCATCGACCACGAGCGCATCATCAGCTCCGACGACGCGCTGGTCATGGACCGGGTCCCGAAGTCCGCGATCATCCTGGGCGGCGGCGTCATCGGCGTCGAGTTCGCCTCGGCGTGGAAGTCCTTCGGCGCGGACGTCACCGTCGTCGAGGGCCTCAAGCACCTGGTGCCGGCCGAGGACGAGAACAGCTCCAAGCTCCTGGAGCGCGCCTTCCGCAAGCGCGGCATCAAGTTCAACCTGGGCACCTTCTTCGACAAGGCCGAGTACACCGACGGCGGCGTCAAGGTCACCCTGGCCGACGGCAAGGAGTTCGAGGCCGAGGTGCTGCTGGTCGCCATCGGCCGCGGCCCGGTCTCCGAGGGCCTGGGCTACGAGGAGGCCGGGGTCGCCGTGGACCGCGGCTTCGTGACGGTCGACGAGTACTGCCGCACCGGCGTCCCGACGATCTCCGCCGTCGGCGACCTGATCCCCACCCTGCAGCTCGCACACGTGGGCTTCGCCGAGGGCATCCTGGTCGCGGAGCGGCTGGCGGGCCTGAACCCGGTTCCGGTGGACTACGCCGGGGTACCGCGCGTGACCTACTGCAACCCGGAGGTGGCCTCGGTCGGCCTCACCGAGGAGCAGGCCAAGGAGCGGTACGGTGCCGACAAGGTCGTCACGCTCAAGTACAACCTCGCGGGCAACGGCAAGAGCAAGATCCTCAAGACGGCAGGCGAGGTGAAGCTCGTCCAGGAGCGCGACGGTGCCGTGGTCGGCGTCCACATGGTCGGTGACCGCATGGGTGAGCAGGTGGCCGAGGCCCAGCTCATCTACAACTGGGAGGCGCTGCCCGCCGAGGTGGCCCAGCTCGTCCACGCCCACCCGACGCAGACCGAGGCGCTCGGCGAGGCCCACCTGGCGCTGGCCGGCAAGCCGCTGCACTCCCACGACTGA
- the sucB gene encoding 2-oxoglutarate dehydrogenase, E2 component, dihydrolipoamide succinyltransferase: MAVSVTLPALGESVTEGTVTRWLKAEGEHIEADEPLLEVSTDKVDTEIPAPASGTISSIKVAEDETVEVGAELAVIDDGSGAPAAAPAAEEPAAAPAAEPEQPAAPAQPEPAAAPTAGGGAEGTDVVLPALGESVTEGTVTRWLKQVGDEVEADEPLLEVSTDKVDTEIPAPTAGTLLEISVGEDETAEVGAKLAVIGAAGAAAPAPAEQAPAAPAEPTPAPQAPAAAPAQPAAPQTPPEPSQAQPAPAQPAQPAPQAQPAPAAPAPAAAPAPAAQAPAAPAPAPAPESDGAYVTPLVRKLAAEQGVDLSAVRGSGVGGRIRKQDVIEAAEAKKAQAPAAAPAAASAAPKSPKLEPSPLRGQTVKMPRIRKLIADNMMKALHSQAQLSTVVEVDVTRVMQLRARAKDSFAAREGVKLSPMPFFVQAAAEALKAHPSVNARLNDDGTITYHDVENIGVAVDSEKGLMVPVIKEAGNLNLAGIARKTADLAKKVREGGLGPDDMSGGTFTISNTGSRGALFDTIIVNYPQVAELGIGATVRRPMVINHPDLGETIAIRDMVYLTLSYDHQLVDGADAARYLNDVKARLEAGEFEGELGL; the protein is encoded by the coding sequence ATGGCGGTTTCCGTAACCCTGCCGGCGCTCGGCGAGAGCGTGACCGAGGGCACCGTCACCCGATGGCTGAAGGCCGAGGGTGAGCACATCGAGGCCGACGAGCCGCTGCTCGAGGTCTCCACCGACAAGGTCGACACCGAGATCCCGGCCCCCGCGTCCGGAACCATCTCCTCCATCAAGGTCGCCGAGGACGAGACGGTGGAGGTCGGCGCCGAGCTGGCCGTCATCGACGACGGCTCCGGCGCACCGGCCGCGGCGCCGGCGGCCGAGGAGCCCGCCGCCGCACCGGCGGCCGAGCCCGAGCAGCCCGCGGCGCCGGCCCAGCCCGAGCCCGCCGCGGCCCCCACCGCCGGGGGCGGCGCCGAGGGCACCGACGTGGTGCTGCCCGCCCTGGGCGAGTCCGTCACCGAGGGCACCGTCACCCGCTGGCTGAAGCAGGTCGGTGACGAGGTCGAGGCCGACGAGCCGCTGCTCGAGGTCTCCACCGACAAGGTCGACACCGAGATCCCGGCCCCCACCGCCGGTACTCTGCTGGAGATCAGCGTCGGCGAGGACGAGACGGCGGAGGTCGGCGCCAAGCTGGCCGTCATCGGTGCAGCCGGTGCCGCGGCGCCGGCACCGGCCGAGCAGGCTCCGGCGGCCCCCGCGGAGCCCACCCCGGCCCCGCAGGCCCCCGCTGCCGCTCCGGCGCAGCCCGCGGCGCCGCAGACGCCTCCGGAGCCCTCGCAGGCCCAGCCCGCCCCGGCGCAGCCCGCACAGCCGGCCCCGCAGGCCCAACCCGCCCCGGCGGCTCCCGCTCCGGCTGCGGCCCCCGCCCCGGCCGCGCAGGCCCCGGCCGCACCCGCCCCGGCTCCGGCTCCGGAGAGCGACGGCGCCTACGTGACGCCGCTGGTCCGCAAGCTGGCCGCCGAGCAGGGCGTCGACCTCTCCGCGGTGCGCGGCAGCGGCGTCGGCGGCCGGATCCGCAAGCAGGACGTCATCGAGGCAGCCGAGGCCAAGAAGGCGCAGGCCCCGGCCGCGGCGCCCGCCGCCGCTTCGGCCGCCCCGAAGTCGCCGAAGCTGGAGCCGTCGCCGCTGCGCGGTCAGACGGTGAAGATGCCGCGGATCCGCAAGCTCATCGCGGACAACATGATGAAGGCGCTGCACAGCCAGGCGCAGCTCTCCACCGTCGTCGAGGTGGACGTCACCCGGGTCATGCAGCTCCGGGCCCGGGCGAAGGACTCCTTCGCGGCACGCGAGGGCGTCAAGCTCTCGCCGATGCCGTTCTTCGTGCAGGCGGCGGCCGAGGCGCTGAAGGCGCACCCGTCCGTCAACGCGCGGCTGAACGACGACGGCACCATCACCTACCACGACGTGGAGAACATCGGCGTCGCGGTGGACTCGGAGAAGGGCCTGATGGTCCCGGTCATCAAGGAGGCCGGGAACCTCAACCTGGCGGGCATCGCCCGCAAGACCGCCGATCTGGCCAAGAAGGTCCGCGAGGGCGGGCTGGGCCCGGACGACATGTCCGGCGGCACGTTCACGATCAGCAACACCGGTTCGCGGGGCGCGCTCTTCGACACCATCATCGTGAACTACCCGCAGGTCGCCGAGCTGGGCATCGGTGCCACCGTGCGCCGCCCGATGGTGATCAACCACCCGGACCTGGGCGAGACCATCGCGATCCGCGACATGGTCTACCTGACCCTGTCCTACGACCACCAGCTCGTGGACGGCGCCGACGCCGCCCGCTACCTCAACGACGTCAAGGCCCGCCTGGAGGCCGGCGAGTTCGAGGGCGAGCTGGGGCTGTAG